AGGTCTATCACGTTAAGGTCAAAGGAACGCCCGGCCCTGACCAACTGGAGCGGCTGCGACGCGGCATGATGATTGACGGCGAATTCCACCGGATCGCTCACCTAACGCCGCTGGAGCAAACCGACGGCAACAACGCTTGGTTTGAACTCGTCCTACATGAGGGCAAAAACAACCAGATTCGGAAAATGTTCGACGCTATCGGCCATTCGGTGCTGAAGCTCCGGCGGGTGGCGATTGGCCACCTGACGGATGCCGGTCTGCCGGTCGGCGCAGTGCGGGAGTTGACCGCCGCCGAAGTGCGCCGCTTTTTCTCAGACCGCAAAATAGCGCCGCGCGTGACAGCGGGCACCCTTAGCAAGCCGCAGCCGACTGGTGAAGCCAAAGTACACCAGCGCCGCCGGTTGGCGGCGACCGTCGGCAACGCGGCTACTGCTGCGCCGTCGGCTCAGGCCGTCGCCAAGTCGGCCGCCGGACGCGCCCGCGCGACGCCGGCGCGCCCATCCAAGGCCGCAGCGCGCGCCGTTCGGAGACCGTCATGACGTTGCCGAAGCCTGAAGATTTGGTCATCCGGTCGTTGGGTGAATGTCGTTTCCCGTCGCCGCTGCAACTGGGCGCGGCGGTCGGCGAATACCACGGCGAGTTCATGTCGGACGCCGCTCGGATTCGCTTTCATGTCGAGCTGGACAGCCTTGACGCCCGCCCGGACGACCTGTTTTTTGAACGCGCCGGGCCGCGTGAGCGGCTGTTTTTCGACCCAACCAAGGTCAAGGCGGCGATTGTGACCTGCGGCGGTTTGTGTCCGGGTCTCAACAACGTCATTCGGTCGGTGTTTTTGACGCTCAAGTACAACTACGGCGTCCCGGAGGTGTACGGCGTTCGGTACGGCTACCGTGGCTTAAATCCGGCGTACGGCGACGGCTTCGTCCTGCTCAAGCATGAAATGATCGAAAACATCCATCTACAAGGCGGGACGTTCCTTGGTTCGTCGCGCGGGCCGCAGCCGGTGGACGTTATGCTCGACACGCTGACTGTCCGGGGGATTGACATGTTGTTTTGCGTCGGCGGCGACGGAACGCAGCGGGGCGCAGAGGCTCTTGCGCGCGCCGCCCGCGAACGCGGCCGTCCGCTGGCGGTGGTTGGCATCCCCAAAACAATTGACAACGACATCCCCTATGTCTTTCGGTCGTTCGGCTACGGAACGGCGGTTGAGAAGGCGCGGGAAGTCATTGCGGGCGCGCATGCCGAGGCGAAAGGCGCGCCAAACGGCGTGGTCATCGTCAAGCTGATGGGACGCAATGCGGGTTTCATTGCGGCGGGCGCGACAACGGCTAGTCAGGAGGTCAACTTCGCGCTGATCCCTGAACTCCCATTTGATCTCGAACCGCCGAATGGCTTTCTAGCCCATCTGGAGCGGCGCATCCTCAGCCGCGGCCATGCCGTTGTAGTCGTCGCCGAAGGCGCCGGGCAGCATCTTTTCGGTGATTTACCAGTGGAACGGGACGCTTCGGGGAACATCAAGCACCATGACATCGGCGTGTACCTGCGCGACCGCATTACGGCGTACTTTCGCGAGCGCCGGATTGAGGCCAACGTCCGGTACATTGATCCGAGCTACATCATTCGGAGCGTCCCCGCCAACTGCGATGACGCGCAGCTTAGCGACCGTTTCGCCCGCTACGCCGTACATGCCGCCATGGCCGGCAAGACGGATTTGCTCATCGGTTACTGGCATGGGACGTTCGTGCATGTGCCGATGCCGTTGGTCACCAGTCAGAGGAAGCAACTCTCGCCGAAGAGCAGTTTGTGGCTTTCGGTGCTGGCGACGACAGGGCAGCCGCCTCTGATGGTGAACACACCGCCGCCATCCTCTGCGTTATGAGCGACAACCCGTTGGCTGTTACGTTCGCTGGTTTACACTTCAAGAATCCGGTTATTCCGGCGAGCGGCACGTTTGGCTACGGGCTGGAATTTCTGCCGTTTTTCGACCTTTCGCGGTTGGGCGGCTTTTGCACGAAGGGGCTTTCGCCGCAGCCGCTCCGGGGGAATCCGCCGCCCCGCATTGTGGAAACGCCGGCGGGGATGCTCAACGCGATTGGGTTGCAGAACATTGGCGTGCGGGCGTTTGTCGCAGAAAAGCTGCCTGCGTTGCGTGCCTACGATACGCATATCATCGCCAACATCTTCGGCTTTTCCATCGAGGATTTTCTGGAGGTCGTGACGGTGCTCAACGACGCCGACGGCGTGGCGGCGTATGAACTGAACATTTCCTGCCCGAACGTCAAGGAAGGCGGGACGCAGTTCGGGAACGATCCACGTTTGGCGGCGCAGGTGACGGAAGCGGTGAAGCGCGCGGCGACGCGGCCGGTCATCGTGAAGTTGTCCCCGAACGCGCCGAGCATTGTCGAGGTGGCGCGTGCGGTTGAGCAGGCCGGCGCGGACGCCCTCTCGCTGGTCAATACGTTTGTCGGATTGGCGATAGACGTTTACACGCACCGGCCGCGACTGGCGTACACGACGGGCGGGCTTTCAGGGCCGGCGATTCGGCCGCTGGCCGTCCGCATGGTGTACGAGGTGTCGCAGGTTGTACGCATTCCGCGCATCGGGATGGGCGGGATCACGAACTGGATGGACGCCTTGGAGTTTATTCTGGCGGGCGCGACGGCGGTGCAGCTTGGGACGATTAACTACACCGAGCCGTGCGCCGCGTTGCACGTCATTGAAGGGCTGGAGACCTACTGCCGCGAGCGCGACACGACGATTGCGGCGCTGGTGGGAGCGTTCAAGCCGCAGACGTGACGCCCGGCGGGTTTGGTCGGCAGATTGATTTTATACCGGCCGGCCGGTACAGTGCGCGCCATGCGCAACCCCACCGCCAAAGCCGCCGCTGTGACGCCTTCGACGCGCGATGAACTGCTGCGCGCCGCCGTCCGCGTGGTGGCGACCGACGGCTTGCCCAAGCTGACCCTTGAAACGGTGGCTCGCGCGGCCGGCGTCAGCAAGGGCGGGTTGCTGTATCACTTTCCGACGAAGGACGCGCTCATTCAGGCGCTCATTGAAACATTCATCGCCGAATGGGATCGCGCGACGGCGCTGGAGTACGCCCGCGACCCCGAACCGAACAAACCGGGGCGGTGGCTGCGCGCGTACGTCCGGGCGTCCTTCGCCGACTTTGACCCCGACGAGATGCTGACGCTTGGCTTGGCGCAGGGTGACATGGCGGGTTTTGTCGCTGCGCTGGCGGTCAACCCGGAGCTTCTGGCGTTGATTCGCGCGGCGTACGAGCGTTGGCATCGGTTGCTGATTTCCGACGGCCTGGATGACGCGACGGCGACGGCGGTTCGGTTCGCCGCCGACGGCATTTACTTTGCGGAAGGTTTTGGTTTGGCGCCGCCGACCGGTGAGACGCGGCGGCGCGTGCGCGATTTGATCCTGCGCTGGATTGACCTTGCGGTATGCGGGGCGGACGCCTCGGCGCAGCGCGACGGCTCGGCGGGATGAGGGCGATAATGGCGCGGTTTGCGTTTCATCAGCGATGGTGGCGGGCGCTCCGTCCGGCCGTCTGGACGGTGCAGTTGGCATGCCTGACGCTCCCGTTGTGGACGGCGGCAGGGTGTCGGTCGGCGGTCAAAACCGCTGAGGCGACGGCGGCGGCTTCCGGGCCGGTTCCAGTGAAGACGGTCGCCGTCGCCGTCCGGCGTCGTCCGCAGTTCATCGCGGCGGCGGGGACGGTCACAGCGGCCCGCCGCGCCGCCGTAGCGCCGAATGCGCCGGGGCGCGTGGTGGAGACGCCGGTGACGACCGGCGCGTTTGTCGAGGCGGGGAGCGTCTTGGCGCGACTCGACGACCGCGAGGCGCACCAACGGCTGGAGCAGGCGCGGGCGGCGCTTGCCCAAGCGGAAGCCGCCGACGCCCAACTGCGGGCGCGATTCAGCCTTGA
The Chloracidobacterium sp. DNA segment above includes these coding regions:
- a CDS encoding rRNA pseudouridine synthase — encoded protein: MLERLQKIIAAAGLASRRQAETWIREGLVTVNGQVVNTLGAKADPDQDAIKVRGKLINPRLARRKLVYYLLNKPKGYLSSLSDPQNRPLVTALLPKGAPRVHPVGRLDFNTEGLLILTNDGELTYRVTKAGEHCPKVYHVKVKGTPGPDQLERLRRGMMIDGEFHRIAHLTPLEQTDGNNAWFELVLHEGKNNQIRKMFDAIGHSVLKLRRVAIGHLTDAGLPVGAVRELTAAEVRRFFSDRKIAPRVTAGTLSKPQPTGEAKVHQRRRLAATVGNAATAAPSAQAVAKSAAGRARATPARPSKAAARAVRRPS
- a CDS encoding ATP-dependent 6-phosphofructokinase, translated to MTLPKPEDLVIRSLGECRFPSPLQLGAAVGEYHGEFMSDAARIRFHVELDSLDARPDDLFFERAGPRERLFFDPTKVKAAIVTCGGLCPGLNNVIRSVFLTLKYNYGVPEVYGVRYGYRGLNPAYGDGFVLLKHEMIENIHLQGGTFLGSSRGPQPVDVMLDTLTVRGIDMLFCVGGDGTQRGAEALARAARERGRPLAVVGIPKTIDNDIPYVFRSFGYGTAVEKAREVIAGAHAEAKGAPNGVVIVKLMGRNAGFIAAGATTASQEVNFALIPELPFDLEPPNGFLAHLERRILSRGHAVVVVAEGAGQHLFGDLPVERDASGNIKHHDIGVYLRDRITAYFRERRIEANVRYIDPSYIIRSVPANCDDAQLSDRFARYAVHAAMAGKTDLLIGYWHGTFVHVPMPLVTSQRKQLSPKSSLWLSVLATTGQPPLMVNTPPPSSAL
- a CDS encoding dihydroorotate dehydrogenase; the protein is MSDNPLAVTFAGLHFKNPVIPASGTFGYGLEFLPFFDLSRLGGFCTKGLSPQPLRGNPPPRIVETPAGMLNAIGLQNIGVRAFVAEKLPALRAYDTHIIANIFGFSIEDFLEVVTVLNDADGVAAYELNISCPNVKEGGTQFGNDPRLAAQVTEAVKRAATRPVIVKLSPNAPSIVEVARAVEQAGADALSLVNTFVGLAIDVYTHRPRLAYTTGGLSGPAIRPLAVRMVYEVSQVVRIPRIGMGGITNWMDALEFILAGATAVQLGTINYTEPCAALHVIEGLETYCRERDTTIAALVGAFKPQT
- a CDS encoding TetR/AcrR family transcriptional regulator gives rise to the protein MRNPTAKAAAVTPSTRDELLRAAVRVVATDGLPKLTLETVARAAGVSKGGLLYHFPTKDALIQALIETFIAEWDRATALEYARDPEPNKPGRWLRAYVRASFADFDPDEMLTLGLAQGDMAGFVAALAVNPELLALIRAAYERWHRLLISDGLDDATATAVRFAADGIYFAEGFGLAPPTGETRRRVRDLILRWIDLAVCGADASAQRDGSAG